The Aspergillus fumigatus Af293 chromosome 3, whole genome shotgun sequence region GTAAGTAACCTTTCGCGTCAGCAACTTGCATCTACTGATTGCGTCTTTAGGTGCCCTCGACGCTGCGGGTGTTCAGAACGTCCTCACAACTATCGGCCAGGCTGGTAAGTTGCCTTTCTCCACCAGTGATGACCAAGCTTACTAAATGAGTCCATAGGTGGTCTCAACCCTACTTCTCTCACCAACGTCCTCGCCGGGCTCCTCTAAATTCAATACCTACCTTAGTGAACGCATGATGTACGTCGAGAAACCCCGTGATACCATGGCCATGTGGGTTTATAGCGCGACTCTTTAACTTCACGCCTTTGATTTGGTCTGCTCTGCCAAACGGCGCTGGATCTTGTGGATAAGCTTCATGTACAGTACCTTGTAAACTTCATACCTTTACGTCTAGCCTCATTTAAGACTGCAGAAGACGCAAATTCCATTATAGGTATGATAGGCTTGGCCATAAAGTGCTATCTCATCAGCCAGTTGTTAACAGAGCCTAGATAGCCGTCAAGCTAGAGTTCGTGGCTGAAATGGTATGAAAATGTGGTGGAATTTGCACCAATATGCTGACTCATCTACTACTCCAAAACGTTCCCCGCCTTTCGGAGTACTCTCTGTGCCATTTAAGATCATACAAAATCATACTGAGCAGTAGTCCTTTCATATTCACATAGTCAGTTTGAGTTGATATTCTATTGAATTCATCATGGTTGCCAACGGATCAACCGATCCTGAATTTCCCTGTTCACTGTAAAACTCCTCCCTCAGTGTCCCTGTCCATGAACACACCACTAACAAAATTCAAATCAAAAGAACAATATCCCTGCCCCTCCCCAACAACCGGCTCGCCTCCTCTGCGCTCCAAGCCCTCGAAGTCGACGCCGAACTATCCCCCTTTGTCCGCCGCAGTTTCGCCCTGAAATCTCCAGTTCAGAGCTCCAccgccgacgaggatgagCCGGCGAAGACAGTTCTTGAGACGACCTACCGCGCTACAACGAATCGCATGCTGCGTGTGGCTGTTAACGGGTTCATGGAGAGCTTGGGGGTAGTGCTCGGAGTTatggaggagttggatgtGGATGTTCTGaacgaggagattgaggaggagaaatgaGGCGTACTACCACGAAAAAGGATGAGAGACCCGATCATTTGTGGCCCTTAGTCACTACGTGTGCAGTGCCTACGCTATCATCGACCAAGGTGATCCGGTTGGCTTCCTGCGGTCCTGTCCCTTGGATCGAGCTTGGAACAGGCAGGGCTGGCCAGTCCTTGCTGCGATCGCCCAGACATTTGGAATTGCCAAAGTTCAGAAAGGATGACCGATCAGACACAGGTTACCAAGTGCGAGAATGCGCAGAAGTACATTGGCTGATGCTGTTGGGTTACCAAAGTCGTCTATCCTCGATCAACGATCCCGCATTGTGAAGACGCTACGATGCCGTCGAGTGTCGTGTGACAGTT contains the following coding sequences:
- a CDS encoding CTAG/PCC1 family protein — translated: MVANGSTDPEFPCSLTISLPLPNNRLASSALQALEVDAELSPFVRRSFALKSPVQSSTADEDEPAKTVLETTYRATTNRMLRVAVNGFMESLGVVLGVMEELDVDVLNEEIEEEK